One Sulfolobales archaeon genomic region harbors:
- a CDS encoding zinc ribbon domain-containing protein: KDDEAWRSFLSSLTDKGPKINFEIVHIWSYGYLLRRLREVAEEYGIEVEFVDEESASKTCPIFTK, encoded by the coding sequence TAAAGACGATGAGGCTTGGAGATCATTCTTATCATCTCTTACTGATAAAGGCCCCAAGATAAACTTCGAGATTGTTCATATATGGAGCTATGGATATCTATTGAGAAGGCTGAGAGAGGTTGCTGAGGAATATGGGATAGAGGTTGAATTCGTTGATGAGGAAAGCGCATCAAAAACATGCCCGATATTCACCAAATAA